The Shewanella mangrovisoli genome has a window encoding:
- a CDS encoding MarR family winged helix-turn-helix transcriptional regulator → MSATSLGETLHRLVHAYKKQLRADIAAQQIELPVTHIRALKGICRHPEATAQSIALRMQRDKAQITRVLNELQQGGYILKVDNPKDGRSQLLRPTAQGEQLMTQIIAAEKATVAHMTQALDQDEIAVFIRIANQISDSVAES, encoded by the coding sequence ATGTCAGCCACTTCCCTCGGTGAAACCTTGCACAGATTAGTGCATGCCTACAAAAAACAGCTGCGTGCGGATATTGCCGCGCAGCAGATTGAATTACCTGTCACCCATATTCGGGCGCTCAAGGGGATTTGCCGCCATCCCGAGGCCACGGCGCAGTCTATTGCCCTGCGTATGCAACGGGATAAAGCCCAAATTACGCGGGTGCTCAATGAGCTACAGCAGGGTGGTTATATCCTAAAAGTCGATAATCCTAAGGATGGTCGAAGTCAGTTGTTGAGGCCGACGGCGCAGGGCGAGCAGCTGATGACGCAAATTATTGCCGCCGAAAAAGCCACCGTTGCCCATATGACCCAAGCACTCGATCAGGATGAAATTGCGGTGTTTATCCGTATTGCCAACCAGATCAGCGATAGCGTGGCGGAAAGTTAA
- a CDS encoding siderophore-interacting protein — MNRPAPRELTVIGKTQVTPHMLRITLGGAGFAGFPADQESAYIKLLFPQPGDERPLMRTYTIRQQRTNEIDVDIVLHDTDGPASRWAKSTEIGDTIQIGGPGLKKLINVDAEWFLLAGDMTALPAISVNLAQLPSNAVGYAVIEVLSEADIQPLVHPSHVQLHWVINPQADPEGKPLAECIAQLPKLEGQGAVWLACEFSSMRALRKLLKQTYDLPKSYFYTSSYWKIGCNEGEHKLVKQQDEQLENQ; from the coding sequence ATGAACAGACCCGCTCCGCGCGAATTGACCGTGATAGGTAAAACCCAAGTCACGCCACATATGCTACGTATCACCTTAGGCGGCGCTGGCTTTGCAGGTTTTCCCGCCGATCAAGAAAGCGCCTATATCAAGTTACTGTTTCCGCAGCCGGGGGATGAGCGGCCATTAATGCGCACTTATACCATTCGTCAGCAGCGGACGAATGAAATCGATGTAGACATTGTTTTGCACGACACCGATGGCCCCGCATCCCGTTGGGCAAAGTCGACCGAGATTGGGGATACCATCCAAATCGGTGGCCCCGGACTGAAAAAACTGATCAATGTGGATGCCGAGTGGTTTTTACTGGCAGGGGATATGACGGCTTTGCCCGCCATCAGCGTGAACTTGGCGCAATTGCCAAGCAATGCCGTGGGTTACGCTGTGATTGAGGTGTTAAGTGAAGCCGATATTCAGCCCTTAGTGCATCCTAGCCATGTGCAATTGCATTGGGTAATTAATCCACAAGCCGACCCAGAAGGTAAGCCCTTAGCCGAATGCATTGCCCAGTTGCCAAAACTGGAAGGGCAAGGCGCAGTATGGCTCGCCTGTGAATTTAGCAGTATGCGCGCCCTAAGAAAGCTGCTTAAGCAGACATACGACTTACCGAAAAGCTATTTTTATACATCAAGTTACTGGAAGATCGGCTGTAATGAAGGCGAGCATAAACTGGTAAAACAACAAGATGAGCAGTTAGAAAACCAATAA
- the hutI gene encoding imidazolonepropionase, with protein sequence MSWDQVWIDVNVATMDPSISAPYGAITNAAIAVKDGKIAWLGPRSELPAFDVLSIPVYRGKGGWITPGLIDAHTHLVFAGNRANEFELRLKGATYEEIARAGGGIISTVNACREADEAELFDLGRQRLNALAKEGVTTVEIKSGYGLDTETELKILRVARELGQHHHVDVKTTFLGAHAVPPEFKDNSDGYVDLIINKMLPAVIAENLADAVDVFCENIAFNLEQTERVLSAAKAAGLQVKLHAEQLSNMGGSELAARLGAKSVDHIEYLDEAGVKALSESGTCAVLLPGAFYFLRETQKPPIDLLRQYAVPMVLASDFNPGSSPICSTLLMLNMGCTLFRLTPEEALAGLTLNAAKALGIEESVGSLVVGKQADFCLWDIATPAQLAYSYGVNPCKDVVKNGKLVHQ encoded by the coding sequence ATGTCTTGGGATCAGGTTTGGATAGACGTTAACGTAGCAACAATGGACCCTTCCATATCAGCACCTTACGGCGCAATTACCAATGCGGCTATCGCAGTTAAAGACGGTAAAATTGCCTGGTTAGGCCCACGCAGCGAGCTGCCTGCCTTCGATGTGTTGTCCATTCCTGTTTACAGGGGCAAGGGCGGTTGGATCACTCCAGGGCTGATTGATGCCCACACCCATTTAGTGTTTGCAGGTAATCGTGCCAACGAATTCGAGCTACGCCTAAAGGGCGCCACCTACGAGGAAATCGCCCGTGCTGGCGGCGGCATTATTTCCACAGTTAACGCCTGCCGTGAGGCCGACGAAGCCGAACTATTCGACCTCGGTCGCCAGCGTTTAAATGCCTTGGCGAAGGAAGGCGTTACCACGGTTGAGATTAAATCAGGCTATGGCTTAGATACCGAAACCGAACTCAAAATCCTGCGCGTGGCCCGCGAACTCGGCCAACATCACCATGTGGATGTGAAGACCACTTTCCTCGGTGCCCATGCGGTGCCGCCCGAGTTTAAAGACAATAGCGACGGCTATGTCGACTTAATAATCAATAAGATGCTGCCTGCGGTGATCGCCGAAAATCTTGCAGATGCAGTGGATGTGTTCTGTGAAAACATCGCCTTTAACCTAGAGCAAACCGAGCGCGTGCTGAGCGCCGCCAAGGCGGCTGGCCTGCAAGTTAAACTGCACGCAGAGCAATTATCCAATATGGGCGGCTCTGAATTAGCCGCACGTTTAGGGGCTAAGTCGGTTGATCATATTGAATATTTGGATGAGGCTGGCGTTAAAGCCCTAAGTGAAAGTGGCACCTGCGCCGTGCTGTTACCGGGCGCGTTTTACTTTTTGCGGGAAACCCAAAAACCGCCTATCGACTTATTGCGTCAATACGCTGTGCCTATGGTGCTCGCCAGCGACTTTAACCCCGGCTCATCACCCATCTGCTCGACCCTGCTGATGCTGAACATGGGTTGCACCCTGTTCCGCCTAACCCCAGAGGAAGCGCTTGCAGGTTTAACATTGAATGCCGCTAAGGCGCTAGGGATTGAAGAGAGTGTCGGCAGCTTAGTGGTCGGCAAACAGGCGGATTTCTGTCTATGGGATATCGCCACCCCGGCGCAACTCGCCTATAGCTACGGCGTGAATCCCTGCAAAGATGTAGTTAAAAACGGTAAGTTAGTGCATCAATAG
- the hutC gene encoding histidine utilization repressor — MATPKFAEIKQYIIGCIESGEWEENARVPSENQLAELFVCSRMTARRALTELTDNGVLERSQGLGTFVAGRKSQSSMLAIRNIADEIKDRGHGYSVQQLALRQVNATAPIAIALALELGSPVFHSVLVHCEQGVPLQVEERYVNPAFAPDYLEQDFSEQTPHEYLSQVAPLTEAHHTIEAIIASVELQQRLAIPATEPCLQISRRTWSRQGVVSFAKLVHPGSRFKLGGHLTFNK, encoded by the coding sequence TTGGCGACGCCTAAGTTTGCAGAAATTAAGCAATATATCATTGGCTGTATCGAGTCTGGTGAGTGGGAAGAAAATGCCCGTGTCCCCTCGGAAAATCAGCTGGCCGAACTGTTTGTCTGTAGCCGGATGACGGCGCGTCGCGCCCTGACTGAGCTGACAGACAACGGCGTGCTTGAGCGTTCACAGGGGCTGGGCACCTTTGTGGCGGGGCGAAAGTCGCAATCCTCCATGTTGGCGATCCGCAACATTGCCGATGAAATCAAAGACCGTGGTCATGGTTACAGTGTGCAGCAATTGGCACTGAGACAAGTGAATGCCACCGCGCCTATCGCTATCGCACTGGCGCTGGAGCTCGGGAGTCCGGTGTTTCATTCGGTGTTAGTGCATTGCGAGCAAGGCGTGCCGCTGCAAGTCGAGGAGCGTTATGTGAATCCCGCCTTTGCGCCTGATTACTTAGAGCAGGACTTTAGCGAGCAGACACCCCATGAATACCTGTCGCAGGTGGCGCCGCTGACCGAGGCGCACCATACCATCGAAGCCATTATTGCCAGTGTCGAATTGCAACAGAGGTTAGCCATTCCGGCGACCGAACCCTGTTTACAGATTTCACGCCGCACTTGGTCACGCCAAGGGGTGGTGAGTTTTGCCAAATTAGTACACCCGGGTAGCCGCTTTAAGCTCGGCGGACACCTGACATTCAATAAATAA
- the hutU gene encoding urocanate hydratase: protein MDKRHDPSRRIIAPHGSQLSCKSWLTEAPMRMLMNNLHPDVAERPEDLVVYGGIGRAARDWDCYDKIIEVLKRLEDDETLMVQSGKPVGVFRTHADAPRVLIANSNLVPHWANWEHFNELDKQGLAMYGQMTAGSWIYIGTQGIVQGTYETFVAVAKQHFGGVAAGKWILTGGLGGMGGAQTLAGTMAGFSVLACEVDETRIDFRLRTRYVDKKATSLDEALAMINDANASGKPVSVGLLANAADIFAELVKRGITPDVVTDQTSAHDPLNGYLPQGWTMAQAADMRKTDEAAVVKAAKASMAVQVQAMLDLQAAGAATLDYGNNIRQMAFETGVKNAFDFPGFVPAYIRPLFCEGIGPFRWVALSGDPEDIYKTDAKVKELIPDNPHLHNWLDMARERIAFQGLPARICWVGLKDRARLAQAFNEMVKNGELSAPIVIGRDHLDSGSVASPNRETESMMDGSDAVSDWPLLNALLNTASGATWVSLHHGGGVGMGFSQHSGVVIVCDGTEAAAKRVGRVLWNDPATGVMRHADAGYEIAKNCAKEQGLDLPMLKD from the coding sequence ATGGACAAGCGACACGACCCAAGCCGCCGCATTATTGCGCCCCATGGTAGCCAATTAAGCTGCAAAAGCTGGTTAACCGAAGCGCCAATGCGCATGTTAATGAACAACTTACATCCCGATGTGGCCGAACGCCCAGAGGATTTAGTGGTTTACGGCGGTATCGGCCGCGCGGCGCGCGACTGGGACTGCTACGACAAGATTATCGAAGTGCTCAAACGCCTCGAAGATGACGAAACCTTAATGGTGCAATCGGGCAAACCTGTGGGCGTATTCCGCACCCACGCTGATGCTCCGCGCGTGCTGATTGCTAACTCTAACCTAGTGCCACATTGGGCAAACTGGGAGCACTTCAACGAGTTAGATAAGCAAGGTCTGGCCATGTATGGCCAGATGACCGCGGGTTCGTGGATTTATATCGGGACTCAGGGGATTGTCCAAGGTACCTACGAAACCTTCGTGGCCGTGGCAAAACAACACTTTGGCGGCGTGGCTGCCGGTAAGTGGATCCTCACCGGTGGTTTAGGTGGTATGGGCGGCGCGCAAACGCTGGCCGGTACTATGGCTGGCTTCTCTGTGCTTGCCTGTGAAGTGGATGAAACTCGTATCGATTTTCGTCTGCGTACCCGTTATGTGGATAAAAAGGCGACTTCACTAGATGAAGCCTTGGCTATGATCAACGATGCCAATGCCTCGGGTAAACCCGTATCTGTAGGCCTGCTGGCTAACGCTGCCGATATCTTTGCCGAATTAGTGAAGCGTGGCATTACTCCTGATGTTGTCACCGACCAAACCTCTGCCCACGATCCGCTGAACGGCTATTTGCCACAGGGCTGGACCATGGCGCAAGCGGCTGACATGCGTAAAACCGATGAAGCCGCCGTCGTAAAAGCGGCTAAAGCCTCGATGGCGGTACAAGTGCAAGCCATGCTGGATCTGCAAGCGGCAGGCGCGGCGACCTTAGACTATGGTAACAACATTCGCCAAATGGCCTTCGAAACTGGCGTTAAAAACGCGTTTGATTTCCCCGGTTTTGTGCCTGCTTATATTCGTCCACTCTTCTGCGAAGGCATCGGCCCGTTCCGTTGGGTAGCCCTGTCTGGCGATCCTGAGGATATCTACAAGACCGACGCCAAAGTGAAGGAACTGATCCCCGACAATCCACACCTCCACAACTGGTTAGATATGGCCCGTGAGCGTATCGCCTTCCAAGGTCTACCAGCGCGTATCTGCTGGGTGGGCTTAAAGGACCGTGCGCGTTTAGCCCAAGCCTTTAACGAGATGGTGAAAAACGGCGAGCTGTCGGCGCCGATCGTCATTGGTCGTGACCACTTAGACTCAGGCTCAGTCGCCAGCCCTAACCGTGAAACTGAATCTATGATGGACGGTTCAGATGCAGTCTCTGACTGGCCATTACTGAACGCACTTTTGAACACTGCCAGCGGCGCGACTTGGGTGTCGCTGCACCACGGCGGTGGTGTCGGCATGGGCTTTAGCCAACACTCAGGTGTGGTGATCGTGTGTGACGGTACTGAGGCCGCCGCTAAACGTGTTGGCCGCGTGCTGTGGAACGACCCAGCGACAGGCGTGATGCGCCATGCGGATGCGGGTTACGAGATCGCGAAAAACTGTGCCAAGGAGCAGGGCTTAGATCTGCCCATGCTTAAAGACTAA